A genomic stretch from Telopea speciosissima isolate NSW1024214 ecotype Mountain lineage chromosome 7, Tspe_v1, whole genome shotgun sequence includes:
- the LOC122666597 gene encoding F-box/kelch-repeat protein At5g26960, producing MAESCNSRGFSWLVKSCFPNPQETRRGTTLITKVSDKSPPENGHHQTTFASLPDDLLLECLSRVSPCSLPSASLVCRRWSQILDSSDFYDLRRSHGHLHRTLFAVAFTDFGVYGASHRIDIDTAWRTTLFPAVEVVAPETFDGSFSHARLTSIGRRIYILGRNATIRYDAWTGTVTPRSPMIFPRKKFAAAAVAGKIYVSGGAARTSAVEEYDPESDTWRIAAEAPRRRYGCIGATVDGVFYAIGGLKIGGPHIEATRGAGTEAHVYASTMDLYDVEAKAWLRSRAVPGGGCVVAACAAGGHIFVLASHAVELSFWRYDGRRKSGGFGEWCRVRTPPLPTLVRLDSTVRFSCVGVGDKVVLVQVLGSIDDLLRRSRRSCRGFKEGLVLVYDNDMGEWSRGVDLPEVIRRAACVCVEC from the coding sequence ATGGCCGAGAGTTGCAACTCTCGAGGGTTCTCATGGCTTGTGAAATCCTGCTTTCCCAATCCACAAGAAACTCGCCGCGGAACAACTCTCATCACTAAAGTCTCCGATAAGTCTCCACCCGAAAACGGCCACCACCAAACCACGTTCGCTTCTCTCCCTGATGATCTCCTTCTCGAGTGCCTCTCCAGAGTCTCTCCATGTTCTCTCCCCTCCGCTTCTCTCGTCTGCCGCCGATGGTCTCAAATACTCGACTCCTCCGATTTCTACGATCTCCGCCGCAGTCACGGCCATCTCCACAGAACTCTCTTCGCTGTCGCTTTTACAGATTTTGGAGTCTATGGAGCGAGCCACCGTATCGATATCGACACGGCATGGAGGACGACATTGTTTCCTGCGGTTGAGGTTGTAGCGCCCGAAACGTTCGATGGATCTTTCTCACACGCTCGTCTAACGTCGATCGGACGGCGGATATACATTCTCGGCCGAAACGCGACGATCCGATATGACGCATGGACCGGAACTGTTACGCCAAGATCGCCGATGATATTTCCAAGGAAGAAgtttgctgctgctgccgtTGCCGGAAAGATTTACGTATCTGGCGGAGCCGCTCGGACCTCAGCGGTGGAGGAATACGATCCGGAGAGCGACACGTGGCGTATCGCTGCGGAAGCGCCGAGGAGGCGGTATGGTTGCATCGGTGCCACCGTAGATGGGGTGTTCTACGCCATCGGAGGGTTGAAGATCGGTGGGCCACATATAGAGGCGACACGTGGTGCGGGGACGGAGGCCCACGTGTACGCAAGCACGATGGACTTGTACGATGTGGAGGCGAAGGCGTGGTTGAGGAGCCGTGCGGTGCCGGGAGGGGGTTGCGTGGTGGCAGCATGTGCGGCGGGAGGACACATTTTCGTCCTCGCGAGCCATGCCGTGGAGCTCTCGTTTTGGAGGTatgatgggaggaggaagagtgGTGGGTTTGGGGAGTGGTGTCGGGTGAGGACCCCGCCCCTCCCGACGCTGGTTAGACTGGACAGTACCGTTAGGTTCAGCTGCGTTGGAGTTGGGGATAAGGTGGTGCTCGTGCAGGTGTTGGGGTCAATTGATGACTTGTTGAGGAGGAGCCGGAGGAGCTGTAGAGGGTTCAAAGAAGGGTTGGTGTTGGTGTATGATAATGATATGGGAGAGTGGAGCAGAGGCGTTGATCTGCCGGAGGTTATCCGACGCGCCGCTTGCGTCTGTGTGGAGTGCTAG
- the LOC122667463 gene encoding G-type lectin S-receptor-like serine/threonine-protein kinase At1g67520 encodes MARFRSICNTLEVLFFLIFSAWSLGNRGSEAKDTLLAGEKLRDGENLVSAHKLFEVKFINLENSQNRYLAILYLFGYDGRAVWIANRDNPLMDSSGVLSINRKGNLVLTSGKGNSTIINSEEPAMGGNTSATILDSGNLILRDGERILWQSSDYLSDYTLYLQNDTTLGTETTREKGRQLLDFGHSAKRKLWLQITVLVLIIMSAFLIAFIICRLKSRYCDSGGNNEKNEENDTASSRLQLNKFSDIEAAYKNNNASEQKLCGNKDSELPLFSFSSIESATNNFSTTNKLGEGGFGPVYKGKLVGGQEIAVKRLSKMSRQGLEQFKNEFTLICKLQHRNLVRLLGCCIEGDELILIYEYMPNKGLDSFLFDPMKRALLDWRTRVSIIEGIAQGLLYLHKYSRLKIIHRDLKTSNVLLDCDMNPKISDFGTARVFGQNESQANTSRIIGTFGYMSPEYAMDGLFSEKSDVFSFGVMMLEIVSGRKNNGFYQTDSDLNLLGYAWDLRNQEKILELMDSTLVDSCSTNEFEFIRYVHVGFLCVQQSAADRPTMSEVVSMLSNETTSLPSPKQPAFTIGKSNIGVESSLSTGQESVNDVTISVMNGR; translated from the exons ATGGCTAGATTCAGAAGCATCTGTAATACATTAgaagttttgtttttcttgataTTCTCTGCTTGGAGCTTAGGAAACAGAGGATCTGAAGCGAAGGACACACTGCTAGCAGGAGAGAAACTCAGAGATGGGGAGAACTTGGTTTCTGCACACAAGCTGTTTGAAGTAAAGTTCATAAACCTTGAGAATTCACAGAACCGTTACTTGGCAATTCTGTACTTGTTTGGCTATGATGGAAGGGCAGTATGGATAGCCAACAGAGATAACCCCCTTATGGATTCCTCTGGAGTACTAAGCATTAATCGTAAAGGAAATTTGGTGCTAACCAGTGGCAAAGGCAATTCAACCATTATCAACTCTGAAGAACCCGCCATGGGTGGCAACACAAGTGCAACAATCCTTGATTCTGGTAATTTAATCCTTAGAGATGGAGAGCGGATCTTGTGGCAGAGTTCTGATTATCTTTCTGATTACACACTTTACCTTCAGAATGATACCACGTTAG GGACTGAAACGACCAGGGAGAAAGGCCGACAGTTATTAGATTTTG GTCATTCAGCCAAGAGGAAGCTGTGGTTACAAATCACCGTGTTAGTCTTAATCATTATGTCGGCCTTTCTAATAGCCTTCATAATCTGTAGACTAAAGAGTAGATATTGTGATAGTGGAG GAAACAATGAGAAGAACGAAGAGAATGATACTGCAAGTTCAAGgttgcaattaaataaatttagtGACATAGAAGCTGCATACAAAAATAACAATGCAAGTGAGCAGAAATTATGTGGGAACAAGGACTCTGAATTGCCATTATTCAGTTTTTCTAGCATAGAATCTGCTACAAATAATTTCTCTACTACTAATAAGCTTGGAGAAGGTGGCTTTGGGCCAGTTTATAAG GGTAAGTTGGTAGGAGGACAAGAAATTGCAGTGAAAAGGCTTTCTAAAATGTCAAGGCAAGGATTGGAGCAGTTTAAAAATGAATTCACATTGATTTGTAAACTACAACACAGAAACCTTGTTAGGCTTTTGGGTTGTTGCATTGAAGGAGATGAGCTGATACTAATCTACGAGTACATGCCTAACAAAGGCTtggattctttcctttttg ATCCGATGAAACGGGCATTATTGGATTGGAGAACTCGCGTTAGCATAATTGAAGGGATAGCACAAGGGCTTTTGTACCTTCACAAGTATTCTAGATTGAAAATCATTCATAGAGATTTGAAGACTAGCAACGTTTTATTGGATTGTGACATGAACCCTAAAATATCAGATTTTGGGACAGCAAGAGTTTTTGGCCAGAATGAATCCCAAGCCAATACAAGTAGAATCATTGGGACATT TGGTTATATGTCACCGGAATATGCAATGGACGGCCTTTTCTCCGAAAAATCCGATGTATTTAGTTTTGGAGTGATGATGTTAGAGATTGTGAGTGGTAGAAAGAACAATGGTTTCTATCAGACAGATAGTGATTTAAATCTACTTGGATAT GCTTGGGATTTGCGGAATCAAGAAAAAATATTGGAGTTGATGGATAGTACTTTAGTTGATTCATGTTCGACGAATGAATTTGAATTTATAAGGTATGTGCATGTGGGCTTCTTGTGTGTGCAACAGAGTGCAGCAGATAGACCAACTATGTCCGAGGTTGTTTCTATGCTTAGCAATGAGACTACATCTTTGCCATCTCCAAAACAACCTGCTTTTACTATAGGCAAAAGTAATATTGGTGTTGAGTCTTCCTTGTCAACTGGCCAAGAATCTGTTAATGATGTAACTATTTCAGTAATGAACGGTAGGTAG